Proteins found in one Quercus robur chromosome 2, dhQueRobu3.1, whole genome shotgun sequence genomic segment:
- the LOC126715159 gene encoding amino acid transporter AVT1I-like isoform X2, which translates to MDAKLCEPLIHDETQNGLAPKLEEVESNCHHLNTTSVPFFKTCFNGLNALSGVGILSVPYALSEGGWLSLILLFVIASAAFYSGLLMQRCMDTDSDIRTYPDIGYRAFGNIGRILVSVFMYVELYMVATGFLILEGDNLYYLFPNTGVEIAGIAIEGKQIFVIVVAVVILPSVWLDNLSLLSYISASGVLASVIILGSILWTGAFDGIGFDQKGTVFNWNGIPTAVSLFAFCYCAHPVFPTLYTSMNNKRQFSNVLLVCFTLCTISYASMAVFGYLMFGSNVQSQITLNLPIGKLSSRVAIYTTLVNPIAKYALMVTPIVNATRSWFPYQYNKRVLGLLISTCLVISTVIVALAVPFFAYLMSLVGAFLSVSASIILPCLCYLKISGTYKRFGCEMVIIWGIILMGVAITISGTYISLLEIIHHL; encoded by the exons aTGGATGCCAAGCTCTGTGAGCCTCTCATTCATGATGAGACGCAAAATGGGCTAGCTCCCAAGCTAGAGGAAGTGGAATCAAACTGTCATCATTTGAATACAACCAGCGTTCCTTTCTTCAAAACGTGTTTTAACGGACTCAATGCTTTGTCAG GAGTTGGGATATTGTCAGTTCCATATGCACTATCAGAAGGAGGATGGTTAAGCTTGATACTTCTCTTTGTTATCGCGAGTGCAGCCTTCTATTCAGGCTTGTTGATGCAAAGATGTATGGATACAGATTCTGATATAAGAACTTATCCTGATATAGGCTACCGTGCATTTGGTAACATTGGAAGAATATTGGTATCCGTTTTCATGTACGTAGAGCTCTATATGGTTGCAACAGGATTCTTGATTCTTGAAGGGGATAACTTATACTACTTGTTTCCCAACACCGGAGTTGAAATTGCCGGGATAGCAATCGAAGGAAAACAAATCTTTGTGATAGTTGTGGCTGTTGTAATTTTGCCTTCTGTTTGGTTGGATAATCTTAGCCTTCTTTCCTATATCTCGGCTAGTGGGGTTTTAGCTTCTGTTATTATCCTTGGCTCAATCTTATGGACTGGTGCATTTGATGGAATTGGCTTTGATCAAAAGGGGACAGTTTTTAATTGGAATGGAATCCCTACGGCTGTTAGCTTATTTGCCTTCTGTTATTGTGCACATCCAGTCTTCCCTACATTATACACTTCAATGAATAATAAACGTCAATTTAGCAAT GTCCTCCTTGTGTGCTTTACATTATGCACCATTAGTTATGCATCAATGGCAGTTTTTGGTTACTTAATGTTTGGGTCAAATGTTCAATCACAGATAACTTTAAACCTTCCCATTGGAAAACTTAGCTCAAGAGTGGCAATATACACCACTTTGGTCAATCCTATAGCCAAATATGCATTGATGGTTACACCTATTGTGAATGCTACGAGAAGTTGGTTTCCATATCAATACAACAAAAGGGTGCTTGGCCTCTTAATCAGCACATGCCTTGTAATCAGCACTGTTATTGTAGCCCTGGCTGTTCCCTTTTTCGCGTATCTCATGTCATTGGTTGGAGCATTTTTAAGTGTCTCAGCTTCGATTATACTGCCATGCTTATGCTACTTGAAAATTTCAGGCACTTATAAAAGATTTGGTTGTGAAATGGTGATTATATGGGGCATAATACTAATGGGTGTTGCCATAACAATAAGTGGTACTTACATATCTCTCTTAGAAATAATACATCATCTGTAA
- the LOC126715160 gene encoding amino acid transporter AVT1I-like has product MEAEQKNGIPLPLTVPLMQAETHHEPSAVEASSGVQKTISTTSFFKTCFNGLNALSGVGILSVPYALSLGGWLSLILLFAIAIATFYSGLLIQRCMDMDSDIRTYTDIGNRAFGNKGRILVSVFMNVELFLVATEFLILEGDTLDNLFPNTGFEVAGVRIEGKQIFVIIVAIVILPSVCLDSLSLLSYISASGVFASVIILGSVLWTGAFDGIGFHQKGTLINWNGITIAASLYAFCYCAHPIFPTMYTSMRNKTQFSNALLLCFTLCTISYASMAVFGYLMFGSNVQSQITLNLPAEKLSSRVAICTTLVNPIAKYALMVSPIVNAIESWFPCQYNKRMVRLLISASLVISSVIVALAVPVFATLMSLVGAFLSATVSIILPCLCYLKISGSYRKIGCEMVIIWCIILMGVALAISGTYISLVQIIGDL; this is encoded by the exons ATGGAGGCTGAACAGAAAAATGGGATTCCCCTTCCTCTCACTGTACCTCTCATGCAAGCTGAGACTCACCACGAGCCATCAGCAGTAGAGGCAAGTAGTGGTGTTCAAAAAACTATCAGCACCACATCATTTTTCAAGACCTGTTTCAATGGACTCAATGCATTGTCAG GTGTTGGCATACTGTCAGTTCCATATGCACTATCATTAGGAGGATGGTTAAGTTTGATACTTCTTTTTGCTATCGCCATTGCAACCTTTTACTCAGGCCTGCTGATACAAAGATGTATGGATATGGATTCTGATATCAGAACTTATACTGATATAGGCAACCGTGCATTCGGGAATAAGGGACGAATATTAGTATCGGTTTTCATGAATGTGGAGCTCTTTTTGGTTGCGACAGAATTCCTAATTCTAGAAGGGGATACATTAGATAATTTATTTCCCAACACAGGATTTGAAGTAGCTGGTGTTAGAATTGAAGGAAAACAAATCTTTGTAATAATTGTGGCCATTGTAATTTTACCTTCAGTTTGTTTAGATAGCCTGAGCCTTCTTTCATATATCTCtgccagtggggtttttgcttcTGTTATTATACTCGGCTCAGTCTTGTGGACTGGTGCATTTGATGGAATTGGATTTCATCAAAAAGGGACACTCATCAATTGGAATGGGATCACAATAGCTGCTAGCTTATATGCCTTTTGTTATTGTGCCCATCCTATCTTCCCAACAATGTACACTTCTATGAGAAACAAAACTCAATTCAGCAAT GCCCTGCTTCTGTGCTTTACCTTATGCACCATTAGTTATGCATCAATGGCAGTTTTCGGTTACTTAATGTTTGGGTCTAATGTTCAGTCACAAATAACTTTAAACCTTCCAGCTGAAAAGCTTAGCTCAAGGGTGGCAATATGCACTACCTTGGTCAATCCTATAGCCAAATATGCATTAATGGTTTCACCTATTGTGAATGCTATCGAAAGTTGGTTTCCATGTCAGTACAACAAGAGGATGGTTCGCCTGTTAATCAGTGCCTCGCTTGTAATCAGCTCAGTTATTGTAGCGTTGGCTGTTCCCGTTTTTGCAACTCTCATGTCATTGGTTGGAGCATTTCTAAGTGCCACAGTTTCAATTATACTGCCATGCTTATGCTACTTGAAGATTTCAGGCAGTTATCGGAAAATTGGATGTGAAATGGTGATTATCTGGTGCATAATACTAATGGGTGTTGCATTGGCTATAAGTGGTACTTACATATCTCTTGTACAAATAATAGGGGATCTATAG